The following DNA comes from Balaenoptera ricei isolate mBalRic1 chromosome 7, mBalRic1.hap2, whole genome shotgun sequence.
TCTTCCTGTGTTTTTTGTTGTCCGCATATTCACTTAATTGACATGTTGGAGTAACTAGGTGTCAGGCTGTGTGTGAGTTGTTTGGGGTGTAAACGTGAATAAGATGTCGTTTCCACTGTGGAAAAGGGTAAAGTCTAAAGAAGGAGACAAACATACAAATGACAGTAACAATGTAATacttcctgcaaatggcatttcaaaAAAGCACTCtgggactgcagaggaagggcagCTGTTTCTGGCTTGGGGAGTGTTTCCCAGAGCTCTACACCTCAATAActtgtttcccttttctctctgaaGCATCATCCCCAGAGGAGCCACACTCTGACAGGTGAGTGCAGGCCACCCCTTGAAGACAAATGCCCGATCCCTGTCTTGCTTTGGTGCCAGTGTCTCACCGCCACAGTGCATAGCAGTACTGCAGCTTCTGCAGGCACAGACCCCAGCATAGTGAATGCACTGGTAACAGGCTTGGTCCCAGGTTCTTGCGTAGGTGTTTGTGTGCCTGCTCCTTTCAGGCAAAGGGTTGGGAGCTCTGGGCTTTGTTCCCCAGGACCCGGACGTCCTCCCTCTGGGAGGTGGGGTTGTCCACTTCCTTAGACTAAAGAGCTCATTGGCATTCTCAGAGGGATTTGAGTGCCTATTTGGAAGCTGGTGTCTGAGGCCTCCAGGGGTCGTGTCATGTCTCCCCAGTGAGGGTGCGGGGTCAGGCGCCCGGCCGCACCTGCTGAGTGTGCCCGAGTTGTGCAGATACCTGGCTGAGAGCTGGCTCACCTTCCAGATTCACCTGCAGGAGCTGCTGCGGTACAAGAGGCAGAATCCAGCTCAGGTAACCTCCCCCACATCACACAACAGTTCTCTAAGCTGTGGAGAAATAGAggcgggggatggggaggagtgACTCGAACTCCCCAGCTGGAGACTGAAGGATAAGGCCTGGTGCCTTCTTGAGGCAAGATTTACAGCTAGGAGTCTGGTACAGGAGGCAGAATAAGCTTCTGCCGTTCTGACACTTACTTGCCGAGAGAGACCAGTTTGAATTATAGGTGTTTGGCAGTGTTTATCGCAAACTCCCTAGTTGGTGGTCCTGGGCATCCTCTTGACTAAACTGGATCACCGCATTCCTAGAGGGCATACGCCTCCTTCCACCAGCTGAGCAGTAATATTTCTTACCTACATAAGTGCAGCGCATACCTCAGCCTATAGTTCTTAGATCTTGTGTTCTCCTCTGCAGTTCTGTGCTCGCGTCTGCTCTGGCTGTGCTGTGCTGGCTGTGCTGGGACACTATGTTCCGGGGATTATGATTTCCTACATTGTCTGTGAGTAGGGTCTGACCTCTCCCCTTTCCAAAGccctgtctttgttttctttccatggACTGACCCAGGGGCGGATGGTACACTGTCTGCCCAGTTACCCATTTACAGAGACCTCCAGGGGATGCTGTAGTATTAGTAACAGTGGAATAGTCATCTGGGGAGGGCAGTGGATGTGGGAAGAAGttggaacagcctcaggaaggGACTTTATCTTCCTTCAGCCTTTTCTGTTTAAGCATCAGTTGAATGAGGGCCCTTGGGAAATAGGCTTAGGGATCTCTGAGTGGACACTCTAACCCCCAGTGCTGAGTATCCTGCTGTGGCCCCTGGTGGTTTATCATGAACTGATCCAGAGGATGTACACTCGTCTGGAGCCCCTGCTCATGCAGCTGGACTACAGCATGAAGGCGGAAGCTGATGCCCTGCATCACAAACACGACAAGAGGAGTAAGGGGATCCCATGACCCAGAAAGGGGGGAATTGGGGAGGACCTTGGCTTGTAGCTTGTGAAGTGCCCTGGGATTTAGATACTTTCCATACCTTTGGCAGTGTTTGTCCCCCACCACTGTTCCTGCTTGGTCACTGCCCAGCTGTTCTTGGTTCTCTAGAGCGGCAGGGGAAGAATGCACCCCCCGGAGGTGATGAGCcactggcagagacagagagtgagAGCGAGGCAGAACTGGCTGGCTTCTCCCCAGTGGTGAGGTCCaggggaggtgggctgggggagAACTGCTCTGCTTTAGAGCAGCCACCTCtccagggggtgggggttggtggtggggCAGGGATGCTCCCGGAAAGTGGGCGCTCTTACCCCCTTGCCTGGGGCGTTCATCCTGGTTCTCCTGCAGGTGGATGTGAAGAAAACAGCACTGGCTTTGGCCATTACAGACTCAGAGCTGTCAGATGAGGAGGCTTCTATTTTGGaaagcggtggcttctctgtatCCCGGGCGACGACTCCACAACTAACTGACGTGTCGGAGGGTATGGGAAGTCCTTTGTCCCCTCCAAGCTTCCTGTTCCCTGTTGTGGGATGCTGGCTGTGCTCTCTGGCAGTTGCCCCCATAAGTGTTTTCTGTGGGGAGCTGATCCTCTAGTTCTACTCCAGACTCCTGAAAGACCTTAATGCCTAAGGCCTGGCCCAGCATTCCATGTCTTGAGTTCTCAACCTCGAACTGATCGGTCTGTTGCAGCTACTCAGcacagcaggcccattcctggccCTTTGTTTTCTGCCCAGATTTGGACCAGCAGAGCCTGCCAAGTGAGCCAGAGGAGGCCCTGACtcgggagctgggggagggagaggagacagaCCTGGCCCCTCCCGAAGACCTGCTGGGCTCCCCTCAGGCCCTCTCAAGGCAAGACTTGGacttggaggaggaagaagatgtggcatcCAAGGAAACCTTGCTTCGGCTCTCATCCCCCCTTCACTTTGTGAACACACACTTCAATGGGGCAGGGTCTCCCACAGATGGAGTGATGCTCTCCCCTGGAGGACCAGTGGAGACACTGAGCCCAGAGGCAGTGAGTGGTGATCTCATCACTCCACCTAGCGCCCTGTCACCCCTACTTTGCCTTGCTGAAAATGACCCGCCCCCTTCCCCCTCAGTACTCCCGCCTCTTCCCCAGGActcaccccagcccctgcctgcccccgAGGAAGAAGAGGCACTCACCACTGAGGACTTCGAATTGCTGGATCAGGGGGAGCTGGAGCAGCTGAATGCAGAGCTGGGGTTGGGGCCAGAGACATTCCCAGAGCCCGCTAATGCTCCACCCCTAGGGCCCAATACTCCGTCTCTGGTACAGTCAGCCCAAGAGGCTCAGGCCACGGCAGAGCCATGAACCCCAAGGGAAGGAGTTGCAGGCACAGTAGGGCTTCTTGGCTAGGGATGTCACTGTTTCCTCCGTTCCCTACTGCCCTGGGGAGGAGCAATATGTGGGGAAGCTGGCTATCAGACGGAGCCAGTCCGCCCtccgcctgcctgcctgcctgcctgcctgcctgcctgctgtCCTGGGCCTGGTACAGTACCTGGGATTGGTTTTAAGCttgtaaataattttacatttgggTTAGTGGATGTGAACAGGGCTAGGAGAGTCCTTCCCACTTGCTTCCCTGCCTCAACTCTAGTCTCATTCCACGATGCCCCAAGCCCTGGTggtctgtccctttctttttcctcctatcCTCAGGGACCTGTGCTGCTCTGTCCTCGTGTCCCACTCGGTTGTTTAGTTCAGGCACTTTATCATTTTTCTCTCCTGTCCCACGCTCCTCTCTGCTTTATTTCCCTGCTGTGTCCTGTCCTTAGCAGCTCAATCCCCACTCTTTGCCAGCTCCTCCTTCCCAGCAGGCCCCGGCTAAGCTTTAGGGAGGCTCCTGTCTGGGAGGTGCAGACGAAGCCCGGGGTGGTGGGTCAGGTCAGTAGTTATGCACTTAGTCGCTGTAGCCCGTGTAACCTCCACTGCACCCTTGCCCTGGTTCATCCCAGCCTTTCCCAATGCAGGATGGGAGCAGGGATCCCACAGCACATGCGCCAGCACGACGTTAGTGAGCAGGAGCTCTGTCTTGTGGGGCGAGGGGCTTTCTTAACTACCTTAGGGAGGAATAAGGAGACCTGCTTCTCTGGGCCATGGTCCAAGTGTGGTGGGACCCCCTACTAGGGTCAGGAAGTGGACAGTAACATCTGTGCCGGTGTTGACTGGAACAATAAAGTATTGATGGCTAGAACTgctgctgcctgcctgcctcactGTGAGCTATCTCCCTCACTCTGTGCTCTGCCCTTATTTCGTTGTCCCCCATTTTGCTCCTGGCTGTTTATTTACCTTCGTGCAAAACAAGGCAAGAAGCAAGGATAATCCTGACATAACCTGCCCTTAGCCATGTTCTCTGATGGTGTGATATGCTTGGTGAGATTGAGCACGTACAAATAAATTGTATGCAGGAGGAAATTGCTTTGGCTTCCCAGTCAGTAGAAATTTGGGATCATAACAATTGTTTTCTACAGTGTTGCCCACAACCTTAACACTGTCTTCTTAAGAAGTCCTTACCCATCTACATGCTGACAATTAACTCCTTTGGTCCTCATTTATCTATCCTGGGAGAACCAAACAAGCAGGACCTATACCTGTATTAAAACTGATTCCAGGCCCAGGAACATTAAAGAGATGGTGTCCAGTGCTAATTGAATGCAGGATATGTGCTTGGCACTCCTCTAGGTGATTTATATTAACTCATGTTTTTCTCTCATGACCCTGAGATAATAGATActgttatttcattttacagatgttgaCTTTCACAAGGCCACAGCCTTAGTACATGGTGGAGCCAGAATCCAAACCCAAGCAGTTTGGCCCCAGCAATCACCCCGGAACAGGAAGCCCCTGTCCATTAATAGGGCGCGAATGGGAAGATGCTCAGGGCGTGGGAATGATAGAGAATCAATCTGCGTACTATCTCAGCTTCACAAAGAGTGGTCTCTTAACAATCCTTGCTCTTTGGGGGAGAACAACGTTAAAGGAAAGCCCAGAACTGGGCAGATGGCCTTTTTTATGAGTTCACATCCTCGGCCTTCAGCTGGAGACACCATATGGCAATGCTCTCTGGCTTTTTGAGGTTGACTTCTATGCTGCATCTCTCTTAAGCGTGtgagaaatttttcttttccatttgttttacaTTTGCCTGAAAGACTCAGGGTTTCAATGGCCCTCCCTGTCTTTTGTCACTGAAGGAATAAGAACTTGTAATCATCTAGAAATTtctgaagagaatgagaaaacagtTATAATCATCAAACAGGCAATTCAGGAAAAGTAGAATTAATCAGAAAAACAATGGCTGCCGTCTGCCCCACCCATAAACTATTTCCTTGTTAAACTTGCAGCTTGAAGATAGAGCCAGAAGCCTGTAGTTAGGTCAAAACATTAACCATATGTTTGGAGTTCCATGAGAGTCCATTCTTGACACTTGCCTTGGTCTGATGGTTGCTATATGTTTGTCTACAACTTTTTATTATCAGGTATCCTGGCCATTTCCTGCCCCAGGATGAAAGAGACAAGAAGAAAGCTTTTCATATGagtgaaagaaaaatgagcagaaatgTGAAACCTACAGTTAGGCTAAAGAAAAAAACGAAGTACAGGCTGGGGGAAAAAGGGTTGGTTACATGTTTATGTTTGCAGGGGGATGGCAGTGCACTTTAGTTAACTACACATTCAAACAGCTAATAGTGTAATGTTGCTTCTCCTAAACTTAATTTTAGGCTGCATTACTggaaagaatataatacctagagTGTACTGTGCACAAGTTAGACTACTTCCGGAGGATGGCTTGCTATGCTTGTGGACAAGTTGGCAAATAGCAGAGTGCCCAGAAGAGGATCACCAGAGATGAAGgctgaaaatgtcatcacatgGAGCGTATGGGGAACTGTGAAGTAACAATGTTCAAGCCAAGAAGGGAATGCTGAAGTAAGTCACATTAGCTGCCGTCAAACTTTGCAGGGTTATCTGTAGCACTGCAGAGGGCAGAAATTAAATCTTTGAGAAGAGTTTGATTAATAATAATGTAGGCAGAATTTGTTTTTCTGGTCAGGGATATTGC
Coding sequences within:
- the RETREG2 gene encoding reticulophagy regulator 2 codes for the protein MASGGGGGAGNTGAGGGSGLGLGLGLGLSLGMGEATGEAEEEAATAEAVGRLATALWLRLRGWEAVLAAAQRLLVWEKPLHSLVTAAALNGLFWLLSSSSLRPFFLLSISLLAYFLLDLWQPRFLPDIPASSPEEPHSDSEGAGSGARPHLLSVPELCRYLAESWLTFQIHLQELLRYKRQNPAQFCARVCSGCAVLAVLGHYVPGIMISYIVLLSILLWPLVVYHELIQRMYTRLEPLLMQLDYSMKAEADALHHKHDKRKRQGKNAPPGGDEPLAETESESEAELAGFSPVVDVKKTALALAITDSELSDEEASILESGGFSVSRATTPQLTDVSEDLDQQSLPSEPEEALTRELGEGEETDLAPPEDLLGSPQALSRQDLDLEEEEDVASKETLLRLSSPLHFVNTHFNGAGSPTDGVMLSPGGPVETLSPEAVSGDLITPPSALSPLLCLAENDPPPSPSVLPPLPQDSPQPLPAPEEEEALTTEDFELLDQGELEQLNAELGLGPETFPEPANAPPLGPNTPSLVQSAQEAQATAEP